A portion of the Hylaeus volcanicus isolate JK05 unplaced genomic scaffold, UHH_iyHylVolc1.0_haploid 12237, whole genome shotgun sequence genome contains these proteins:
- the LOC128884356 gene encoding tryptophan--tRNA ligase, cytoplasmic-like, with translation MSDHRNAYLDSALFIVKGSVCFVTQLPMSRTTKSVKFLKGNEAIITLAPVTQPFTLTQQEEIKNCVEQKILEDAPFHILLVPRLLAESFYGDLFLDDFGIPSDLTEYVWMFFGSISLISFVCRLRLVVLKEWIVNCSRFPTIRSTGLLKRICIQSFKYNEKKKSVQISISVQVYNESDLQKDCTLCEKRITLLEDLYPFSVGTASTKESNDKGVSQIITPWTVETETEKGVDYDRLIQCFGCSKITETLITRIENLTKKKAHYLLRRGFFFSHRDLDQLLNAYENNRPFYLYTGRGPSSESLHIGHLIPFMFTKYLQDAFNVPLIIQLSDDEKFLFKEDLSLEDVEKLALENIKDIIGMGFDPEKTLIIMSSRYMGYMYKTVLEIQKKVTYNQMRGIFGFQPFDNVGKLLYPAVQAALAFSNALPTIFGSNRKNVWCLIPQAIDQDPYFRMARDVAPRLGYLKPALIHSKFIPALQGLKTKMCGSVHTSSIYCTDTPQEIKTKINKYAYSGGCSTREEHRLHGANLDVDVPIQYLTCFMKDDAELERIKKDYQTGKLLTGEVKAILINVLTEIIQEHQARRAKVTNETIAQCMSLHRDSFNIFKDSVQL, from the exons GTTACACAACCATTCACACTCACGCaacaagaagaaataaaaaattgtgttgAGCAGAAA ATTCTTGAAGACGCACcgtttcatattttgttaGTACCGCGCTTATTGGCTGAATCATTTTATGGTGATTTGTTTTTGGATGACTTTGGTATCCCCTCCGATCTTACAGAGTATGTTTGGATGTTTTTTGGttctatttctttaatatcgtTTGTTTGTAGACTAAGACTTGTTGTTTTGAAAGAGTGGATAGTGAATTGTAGCC GATTTCCAACAATTCGATCTACAGGTCTTTTAAAACGTATCTGCATCCAATCTTTCaagtataatgaaaaaaaaaaaagc gttcaaatttcaataagCGTACAAGTATATAACGAATCGGATTTACAAAAAGACTGTACTTTGTGTGAGAAACGAATAACGCTACTTGAGGACTTGTACCCTTTTTCAGTA GGGACGGCATCAACGAAAGAGTCAAATGATAAAGGAGTGTCACAAATCATTACTCCTTGGACGGTTGAAACAGAAACAGAGAAAGGTGTGGATTACGATCGTTTAAT tcAATGCTTTGGGTGTTCCAAAATCACCGAGACACTTATTACCAGAATTgagaatttaacaaaaaaaaaagctcaTTATCTTTTGCGACgcggtttctttttttcacacCGGGATTTAGACCAGCTTTTAAATGCTTATGAAAACAATCGTCCATTTTACCTTTATACAG gtaGAGGGCCATCGAGTGAATCGCTCCACATTGGACATTTAATTCCCTTCATGTTTACTAAATATCTTCAAGATGCTTTTAACGTTCCATTAATTATTCAACTATCTGACGatgaaaagtttttatttaaagaggATTTATCTTTAGAAGATGTTGAAAAACTTGctttggaaaatataaaagatattaTCGGAATGGGATTCGATCCTGAGAAAACACTTATTATTATGA gCAGTCGATACATgggatatatgtataaaaccgttttagaaattcaaaaaaaagttacttATAATCAG aTGCGAGGAATTTTTGGTTTTCAGCCGTTTGATAATGTGGGGAAGTTATTGTATCCTGCAGTTCAAGCAGCTCTCGCTTTCTCAAACGCGTTGCCTACAATTTTTGGATCTAATCGTAAAAATGTTTGGTGTTTGATTCCGCAAGCTATAGATCAAGATCCTTATTTCCGAATGGCACGCGATGTCGCACCCCGTTTAGGTTATTTGAAACCAGCTTTAATTCATTCAAA ATTTATTCCAGCATTACAAGgacttaaaacaaaaatgtgtgGCTCCGTACACACTTCAAGTATTTACTGTACGGATACTCcacaagaaattaaaacaaaaattaacaaatatgcTTATAGTGGTGGATGTTCAACACGTGAAGAGCATCGACTGCATGGTGCTAACCTTGATGTTGATGTACCTATACAGTATTTGACCTGTTTTATGAAAGATGACGCAGAACTTGAACGTATTA aGAAGGATTATCAAACTGGAAAATTGCTTACTGGTGAAGTGAAAGCTATACTTATTAATGTTTTAACTGAAATTATCCAAGAACATCAA GCTCGAAGAGCTAAAGTAACAAACGAGACTATCGCTCAATGCATGTCGTTACATCGGGATTcctttaacattttcaaagattcGGTTCAAttgtga